GCGCGAGGTCACAATGGCGCGCGATGACCACGACCCGCACCCAGCTCACGCTGTTCGTCGACGACCGGGACGCGGCCGCGCTCGAGGAGGTGCGCGCCGAGTTCAACCCGGCGCAGCACCGCCTGATCCGGAGCCACGTCACGCTGTGCCGCGAGGACGAGCTGCTCGAGCTCCCGCGCATCCGCGGCAACCTGGCCGCCGCGCTGCCGAGCCTGGCGCTGACCTTCGGGCCGCCGCGCCGGTTCGCGGACGGCGCCGGCGTGCTGCTGCCGGCGATCGGCGATCCCGCGCCGTTCGAGCAGCTCCGGGCCGCGGTGCTGGCCGGCGTCACCGCGGCGCCCCGCGCCCTGGCGGCGCACATCACGCTCATGCACCCGCGCAACGCGACCTGCACCGCCGCCGTGTTCGCGCAGATCGCGGCGCGCCGCCTGCCCGACCGGCTGCGGTTCGGCGCGATCAGCCTGATCGCGCAGGTCGACGGCGGCCCCTGGACCGTGCTCGACGAGTTCCCGCTGCGGTCGTGAGCCGCGCGCGCGGCGGCGTCAGGCCGCGTCGGCGTCGGTGATCGGCGACGGCGCGCGGGCCGGGGTCAGGCCGCGTCGTCGTCGGTGATCAGCGCGACGATGATCGCGTCGCCCGAGTCCGGGTAGGCGTAGCCGAGGTGGAGCGCGGGGCCCCGGTTGACCGCGGCGAACGCCCCGGCCTCGACCAGGTGCAGGATCGCGCGGGCGATCGCGAACCGGACGTGCCCCTCGAGCCAACCGTCCTCGCCGCCCTGGTTGAGCGCCTCGTACTGGGGCGAGCGCAGGAACGGATCGTAGCTGATCGTGAACTCATGGACGGCCTCGTCGCACGACGTGTACTCGCCGTAGCGTGGGTCGAACGTGCGGGCCTCGGTCCGGGCCGCGACGGTCTTGGCGGTCTGCCAGCTGTCGGGCCGGCCCGCGACCTCGGGGATCAGCGCGCGCATCTGCGCGTTGCGCGCCTTGGCGCCCGCCTGGTTGCGCGCGGCGGTGTCGAGGTGGACCTCGTACCAGCCCTTGTACGGATCGGCCCACAGCACGATCGCCGCCAGCGGCTCGTCGCCGTGGCCCAGGGCGATCACGTCGATCGCGGCGCGCAGCTCGGTCACGAGCTCGGCCTCGAGCGCCTGCCAGTCAGGGGGAGCGAGCGGGTCGGCGGTCATCGGCCGAGCCTACACGGCGTCGGCTCACAGGAGCGTCAGCTCGGCGCCGGCCATCGACATGATCATCTCGATCTCGCCGACCGTGAAGCCCTCGCTCTCGGAGCGATCGACCTCGTAGGCGAAGGCGGCGGCGGCCGGATCGAGCGTGGCCTCGATCGCGTCGCGGGGCGACAGCATCTCGAGATCGGCGAACAGGATCAGCCGGTCGTCATCGCCGCCGGGCGCGTAGACGACGGCCTCGTGCTCGGGCGCGAACAGCAGGACCCCGCTGTGCGGCGCGCTGAGATCGACCCGGCCGCGGATCGGCGGCGGCATCGACTCGCCCAGGAGCGCGACCGGCTGCATCTTCGCGAGCCAGTCGGGCTTGGTCGCGGCCATGCGATCGCGCACGGCCGGCAGGTGGTGGGCGAGCAGGTCGGCGCGCGCGGCCTCGGGCAGCGTGGCCCAGTCGAAGAACCAGGCCTCGGCGTCGCCGAGGATCGTGACGATGGTCAGCTTGCCGACGTGGGGAGCCAGGCTGGGGTGCATCGGCGCGAGGGTACATCGGGCGCGCGCGGCGCGGGCGGCGCGGGCGGCGTCCGCGGTACGATGGGGCGATGTCCCTGCGATCGATCGCGGCGTGGTCGCTGCTCGCGCCGCTGGCCCTGTCCTGCACACCCCCGCCGCCGGTCCCGCTGGGGCCGCCGCCGCCGGGGCCCGAGGTGGCGGTCGCGGTCGAGCCACCGCCGCCGCCACCGCCGCCGGGGCCGCCCGCGCCCAGCGACGGCGCGGTCGACGCCGCGCGCCAGGAGCTCGGCGAGCGCGCCGCCCAGACCCACGGCATCAAGCTGTACTCGCACCACCGCCGTCACCTCGGCAACCACGACCGGGTGTTCGCGCCGATCGTCGCCACCGACGACGGCGGCGTGGTCGTCGTCGGCACCCGGGTCACGCCGCGCCCGGGCCGCGCCGGGCTCTCGACCGCGGTGGCCGCCCGCTTCGACGGCGCCGGCGCGCCGGTGTGGGAGCTCGACTTCAGCCGCAAGGGCTTCCCGGAGTCCGAGGGCGGCAGCGCGGCGCTGGCCCCCGACGGGGTGATCCTGTTCGTGCTCGAGTACGTCAACCCGGCCTGGGGCGGCGTCCCGCGGCTGATCAAGCTCGACCCGTCGGGCGCGACCGTGTGGGACTGGCGCGGGCGCGGGCGTGGCGGCGTCGACACGCCGTTCGCCGACGTGCTGCAGCTCACGGCCGATCAGACCGTGACCATCAACGGCCACGTCTACGTCAAGAAGGGCGCGCCGGCCCGCGACTGGCGCGGCGAGGTCGACGCCAGCGGCGCGCTGATCCACGACGAGATCGGCGGCCCCGACCCGTCCGGCCTGCTGTGACGCGGCCGCGCCGCGGGGCTCAGCGGACGATCTCGAGCGCAATCGCGTTCGAGCGGTGGGCGCCGATCCGCCACTCGACCGTGTGCGGACCGGGCGTCGCGAAGGTGTAGCTGGTGACCTCGAAGTTGACGTCGGCGTCGGGGCCGGGCAGCACCGCCCCGTCGTAGACGCCCACCCACGGATAGTCCGGCACCTCCGGCGCGGTCGTGCGGAGCGCGCCGTCGACGTACTCGCCGTAGGCCGGCTTGGGCCCCATCACGAACGACTCGTGGCCGGCCGCGACCTCGACGACGTGGACCACCCGCACCGGCTCGCCGACGGCGTAGCGCGTGCGCGCGGTCAAGATCGTCATCGTCAGGCCGTCGACCGTCGGGCCGTGCGGCGCGTCGGCGTAGCCCTGGGCCACGGCCTGATCCTCGGCCGGCGCCTCGACGATCGCGTCGCCCTGGCGCGCGTACAGCTCGCGGATCTTCAGCGCCGCGCCGCTCACCGCCGGCGTCGCCTGGGTCGGCGCCGCGCCGCTCGCCGCCGGCGTCGCCTGGTCTGGAGCCGCGGTCCCGGCGCACGCGCCACCGAGGCCGACGAGGATCACCAGCGGGAGCGCGCGAGACGTGACGGCGGGCATGTGGCGCTCAAGATAGCAACGCCGGCCCGGCGATCGAGCTCGATCTGCGCCGCGCGGTGACCGCCGCGTGCGCCGCGCCTGGCGGCCTCGGCCGGCTGCGACCGCGCACCGCTGGCCCGCCGCTGGCGCCCGGGGTGTCGCGCGTGGCAGGATCGAGCCTGGAGGCTCGGATGCCGCTTCGTACATACTTCATCCAGGTCGGCGACCAGGTGTTCCTCGAGGAAGGCGGCGAGGAGATCGGCGCCGTCCGCATGGTCGAGAAGGACCACATCGTGATCTACATCGAGGGCGCCGGGGACTTCACGCTGACGGGCCCCGAGATCGCCGCGGTCCACGACGGCAAGGTCCGGCTCGCGCCGACCAAGCTGCCGCCCGTGCTGCTCGGCGCCGCCCAGGCCGCGCACGCGCAAGAGTCCGACTGAGCCGCCACCGCTCGGCCGCGGGCGCCGTGACCACGCCCGCCCGGCCGTCGACGGGTCAGCGCCGGATCGCGCCGTGGGGCGTGCCCTCGCCGTAGCCGGCCAGGCTCTGGACCCCGACGACGGCGCGGTCGGTGAACTCGGCGAGCGTGCGCGCGCCGACGTAGGTCAGCGCCGACTGCACGCCGGTGATCATGTTCATCAGCACGGCGCCGACGCTCTCGGCGCCCTCGCGGATGTAGATGCGCGAGCTCGAGATGCCCTCGCGGAAGAACCCCTTCTTGGCGGCCTCGAACGGGTCGAGGTCGGCCGCGCGATCGCCGACCGCGCGGCCGCTCGCCATGCCGTAGTTCTCCTTGTACAGGTGGCCCTCGCGGTCCTCCTTGACGTCGCCGGGGCTCTCGTAGGTGCCGGCCAGCGCGGTGCCGATCATCACGCGCGCGGCGCCGGCCGCGAGGTACAGCGCGACGTCGCGCGGGTGGCGGACGCCGCCGTCGGCCCAGACGTGCTTGCCGTGGGTCCGGGCCTCGCGCGCGCACGCCAGCACGCTCGAGAACGTCGGCCGCCCGGCGCCGGTCTGCATCCGGGTCGTGCACATCGCCCCCGGCCCGACGTTGACCTTGACGACGTCGGCGCCGGCCTCGATCAGCGCGCGGGTGCCCTCGGCGGTGCAGACGTTGCCGGCGACCAGCGGCACCCGCTCCCCGACCACCGCGCGGACCGCGCGCAGCGCCTCGAGCATGCGGCGCTGGTGGCCGTGGGCGGTGTCGATCACGATCGCCGACACGCCCAGCTCGAGCAGCTGCGCGGCGGTGGTCGCGGCCTCGGCCGAGATGCCGATCGCCGCGGCCACCATGAGCTGGCCGCGCGCGCCGAGCGCCGGGCGCAGGAGCTCGAGCCGGACCGCGTCGGTGCGGGTGATCACGCCCAGCAGCCGGCCGTCGCCATCGAGCACGGGCGCCGCCTTGACCCGGGCCTCGTCCATCGCCAGGAACGCGTCGCGGTTCGAGACGTCGGCCGGCAGCGTGAACAGGCGCTGCGACATCAGCCGCGCCGCCGGCACGTACTGATCGCGGTCGCGCAGGTCGGCGTGGGTGACGATGCCGATCGGCCGGCGGTCGTCGTCGACCACGACCACGAGATCGTGCGAGCGCTTGCGGATGATCCCCTGGACGTCGCGCAAGGTCGCCCGGGGCGACACCGCCAGCGGCGTGTCGAAGCGGATGTCGGCGGTGTGGATGTGGGTGACGATGCGCTCGACGGTCTCGAGCGCCATGTCCTGCGGCAGCACGCCGAGGCCGCCGAACCGGGCCATCGTCTCGGCCATGCGCTTGCCGGTCACCGCGTTCATGTTCGCCGAGACGATCGGGTGGGCCCCGCCGGCGAAGTCGGGCGGCGCCAGATCGGTGTCGAGGCGCGAGCCGCCGTCGAAGTAGCCCGGGCTCAGGAAGACGTCGTCGGTCGACAGCTCGAGCTGCTCGTCATGGTCGGGATGGAGGAAGCGCACGCCGCAGCGTACCGCGCCGGCGCGGTCGGCCGCCGGCTCCCGGCGCGCAACCGCGCCTCGGTCGACGGGGCGCGCAGGCCGACCGGCGTGACGGACCCAGAACGAGACCTCGGGCTGCGGAGCACCCCCGCACCCGCGTGGGCTCGGCGACGGACCGCTGCGGCTCAGCGCAGCCGATGGGCGCGCCGGAGCTCGAACTCGTCCTGCTCGACGGTGCGCTCGCGCGGATCGAGGCGCTTGTGCGGCTTGGCGCTGACGCCGGCCCAGCGCCGGACCGTGTCGACCGCGAGCGTGGTGTCGGCGCTGGTCAGCGACGCCATCGACGCGCCGTGGTTGTCGCCGGGCGCGATGAACTTGAACGAGTCGGTCGCGGCGCCGAGGTCGACCGCGCCGGCGCTCCAGGGATCGTTCTCGCCGTAGATCAACATGATCCGCTCGCCGCTGGTGGCGATCCACTGCTGCACGTCGCGCATGGCCGCGCCGTCGTCGTAGGCCGGCGTCGGGATGTTGGCGGGCACGTAGGCCCGCGCGGTGTCGGCGCCGGGGAACTGCAGGCCGACCAGGTAGCTCTCGTCGCCGGCCGGGTAGCCGAGCTGCGTCGCCGACTGGTGGTAGTACGGCAGGTAGTCGGTGAGGTCGGCGTCGGCGTAGGACGCGACGCTGATCGTGTCGTCGAGGAACTGGAACACCGCCGCGTCGGACGCGCTCGCGGTGGGGATGGTCGCGCAGTTGGACTGCGCGCCGTACTGCCAGAAGATGAACGGCAGCTCCTCGGTCGCGAACTCGAGCGCGCGATCCTCACCGAGGATCTGGGTGAACGTCGCGACCGCGCGCATCTGCGCCTTCATCGCGTCGCGGCGCGCCAGCACCAGGTTCTGGAAGTCCTTGAGCCGCTGCCGGCAGCCCGGATCCGTGCCGACGTTCTCGAGGAACACGAAGTAGCGGTTGGTCGGCGACGCGACCGCGTCCTCGGGGTAGTCGATCGGCGCGACGTACGCGACCGTGGCGTCGACGTCGTCGGGGAAGAACCGGCGGTGGAACAGCGAGGTCATGCCGCCCTTGCTGGCGCCGGTCGTCAGCCACTTGCCACGGTAGAGCCGGGCCTTGAGCGCCTGGGTGATCCGGTGCTGGTCGCTGGCGGCCTGGAAGATGTCGAGCTTGGTCCAGTCGGCCGGCTGCGGCCGCGACGGCGCGAAGTAGCGGTGCTCCATCGACAGCTGGTTGCCGTCGATCACCTGGGTGAGCTGCGCGCGGAAGCCGCGCGTCGACACGAAGTAGCCGCTGTTGTGCACGACCATCGGCGCGCCGTAGTCGCGGTGCATCAGCGTCATGCGCTGCGGGAACCGCTGGCCCGCGGGGTCGCGGTGGTCGACCGGCTGATCGTACTCCATGACGAAGAACCGGTAGCCCGGCGCCATCGTCGTGCGCTCGGTGACCGTCAGCCCCGGGATCGCCTGGAGCTCGGCGAGGATGTCCCCGAGCGGCCCGGCGGCGTCGATCGCCGCGTCGACCGTGGGGTCGGGCCCATCGACGACGGTCGCGTCGACCATCGAGGACGGGCCGCCGCCGCCGCTGCACGCGACGCACCCGAGAACAGCCAGCGCCCAGGTCCAAGATCGCATGTCGTCGAGGTAACACGGCCCGGCGGCGGCCCGATCGGAGCGGGGGCTGAGAGCCGCTTACATCGGCGCGTGCTCGAGTTCGCGGCCCGCGCGGACCGCTGGTCACGTCGAACTGGAGCGCGTACGCGACCTCGACCACCGGGACGTCGTCGCGCGGGTAGCCGACCGTGAACCCCGACGGGCGCCCGTCACGGCGCGCGGTACCCGGTTCGTACCCGTCGCCGGGGTGTGACCGGGCCGACGCGTCTGCGACGCTGGTGCCGATGAAGCTCCTGCTGCCCTTGTCACTCCTCGCCGCCGCCCTCACCGGCTGCACCGCCAAGTCCTCGACGCCGACCGCGCCCAACAACGCCTCGAGCGCGCCCGAGTCGATCGCCGACGGGATCCACGGCTGCCAGTTCCTGGTCGGCGGGGACGCCTACGGGCCGCACCGGTGCGACGTCAGCGGCAACGCGCTCGACAAGCGGAGCGGCCTGGAGATGTTCTCCGGCACGCTCACGCCGGGCGCCGAGGGGCCCCGGCTCGACGCCACGATGGGCTGCGGCGACACGTCGACCGAGTGCGGTCGCACGTTCACCGTCGAGCTCCGCCGCGACGGTGGCTCCTGGCGCGGCGCGGTCGTCGCGGCGCCGGGCCCCGAGAGCTGGCTGCTCGACGGCTCGTCGTTCGAGATCGACGACGCCGCCGGCTACGGCGGTGACGGCTACGGCGGCGACGCGTACGGCGGCGACGCGTACGGCGGCGAGTGAGCCCCGCGCGCGCCGCGATCAGTCCAGGCGGATCCGCAGCGTGTCGATGACGCCCAGGTGATCGGGCACGGCCTCGACGGCGGCCACGATGCGGTCGCGATCGGCGCGGGTCGCCACCGAGCCAGACAGCGTCACGTGGCCCTCGGTCAAGACGACCTCGAGATCGGTCAGATCGACGGCGTCGAGCTCGGCGAGCGCGCTCCGGATCGGCGCCATGGATGGGTGCAGGCTCAGCGGGGCCGGCTTGCGGTGCAGCGCGGCCTCCTCTTCGGGGACCGTGGGCCGATGCGAGCTGTCGGGCAAGATCACGGTCTCGCGCACGATCTCTTCGTAGCTAAGCGGAATCACATGCTTGCCGGCGGGATCACCGGGCTTGGTCGGGGTTGTCATGAAGA
The genomic region above belongs to Myxococcales bacterium and contains:
- a CDS encoding aminopeptidase; the protein is MRSWTWALAVLGCVACSGGGGPSSMVDATVVDGPDPTVDAAIDAAGPLGDILAELQAIPGLTVTERTTMAPGYRFFVMEYDQPVDHRDPAGQRFPQRMTLMHRDYGAPMVVHNSGYFVSTRGFRAQLTQVIDGNQLSMEHRYFAPSRPQPADWTKLDIFQAASDQHRITQALKARLYRGKWLTTGASKGGMTSLFHRRFFPDDVDATVAYVAPIDYPEDAVASPTNRYFVFLENVGTDPGCRQRLKDFQNLVLARRDAMKAQMRAVATFTQILGEDRALEFATEELPFIFWQYGAQSNCATIPTASASDAAVFQFLDDTISVASYADADLTDYLPYYHQSATQLGYPAGDESYLVGLQFPGADTARAYVPANIPTPAYDDGAAMRDVQQWIATSGERIMLIYGENDPWSAGAVDLGAATDSFKFIAPGDNHGASMASLTSADTTLAVDTVRRWAGVSAKPHKRLDPRERTVEQDEFELRRAHRLR
- a CDS encoding BON domain-containing protein; the encoded protein is MRETVILPDSSHRPTVPEEEAALHRKPAPLSLHPSMAPIRSALAELDAVDLTDLEVVLTEGHVTLSGSVATRADRDRIVAAVEAVPDHLGVIDTLRIRLD
- a CDS encoding 2'-5' RNA ligase family protein; translated protein: MTTTRTQLTLFVDDRDAAALEEVRAEFNPAQHRLIRSHVTLCREDELLELPRIRGNLAAALPSLALTFGPPRRFADGAGVLLPAIGDPAPFEQLRAAVLAGVTAAPRALAAHITLMHPRNATCTAAVFAQIAARRLPDRLRFGAISLIAQVDGGPWTVLDEFPLRS
- a CDS encoding GuaB1 family IMP dehydrogenase-related protein, whose product is MRFLHPDHDEQLELSTDDVFLSPGYFDGGSRLDTDLAPPDFAGGAHPIVSANMNAVTGKRMAETMARFGGLGVLPQDMALETVERIVTHIHTADIRFDTPLAVSPRATLRDVQGIIRKRSHDLVVVVDDDRRPIGIVTHADLRDRDQYVPAARLMSQRLFTLPADVSNRDAFLAMDEARVKAAPVLDGDGRLLGVITRTDAVRLELLRPALGARGQLMVAAAIGISAEAATTAAQLLELGVSAIVIDTAHGHQRRMLEALRAVRAVVGERVPLVAGNVCTAEGTRALIEAGADVVKVNVGPGAMCTTRMQTGAGRPTFSSVLACAREARTHGKHVWADGGVRHPRDVALYLAAGAARVMIGTALAGTYESPGDVKEDREGHLYKENYGMASGRAVGDRAADLDPFEAAKKGFFREGISSSRIYIREGAESVGAVLMNMITGVQSALTYVGARTLAEFTDRAVVGVQSLAGYGEGTPHGAIRR